From the genome of Candidatus Nealsonbacteria bacterium, one region includes:
- the nusA gene encoding transcription termination factor NusA yields the protein MDIKSFKSAIAQIAEEKGISVEKVWQGAERAFAAAYKKDYGKKGQKISAKILPQTNEVEFWQEKLVVDEAMIYSEEEWQKLKTKKEEIKNQEEDIGAMEGKVRFNPEKHIILKEAKKIEPKIKKGEVLKIPLKAEEDYGRIAAQTAKQVILQEIRQAERDAVLDEYKTKEGEIISGIVQRIEGKNIFFDLGKTLGLLPKEEQVPGEFYRPGQRLKVYILKVESTPKGPVVFLSRTYPKFVSKLFELEVPEAGQGTVIIKSIAREPGSRTKIAVAATQEGIDPIGSMVGQRGSRVNAVINELGGEKIDIIQWSEDPEKFIANSLSPAKVLEVKQLPKNKALCLVPENQLSLAIGKEGQNVRLAAKLTGWKIDVRSPEKVAEEEKGSK from the coding sequence ATGGATATAAAATCTTTTAAATCAGCCATTGCCCAGATTGCCGAAGAAAAAGGAATTTCAGTTGAAAAAGTTTGGCAAGGGGCTGAACGGGCTTTTGCCGCTGCCTATAAAAAGGACTATGGGAAAAAGGGTCAAAAAATTTCAGCCAAAATTTTACCCCAAACCAATGAGGTTGAATTTTGGCAGGAAAAACTGGTAGTTGATGAAGCAATGATTTATTCTGAAGAAGAATGGCAAAAATTGAAAACAAAAAAGGAAGAAATAAAAAATCAAGAAGAAGACATCGGGGCAATGGAGGGCAAGGTCAGGTTTAATCCGGAAAAACATATTATCCTAAAAGAAGCAAAAAAAATTGAGCCCAAAATTAAAAAGGGCGAAGTTCTTAAAATTCCCCTTAAAGCCGAAGAAGATTATGGTCGTATTGCCGCTCAAACCGCCAAACAAGTCATTTTGCAGGAAATTCGCCAAGCCGAAAGAGATGCTGTTTTAGATGAATATAAAACAAAAGAAGGGGAAATAATTTCCGGAATCGTTCAGAGAATTGAGGGAAAAAATATTTTTTTTGATTTGGGTAAAACATTAGGCCTTCTACCAAAAGAAGAACAGGTTCCCGGAGAGTTTTACCGGCCGGGCCAGCGGCTCAAAGTTTATATTTTAAAAGTTGAATCAACTCCAAAAGGACCGGTTGTTTTTTTATCAAGGACTTATCCAAAATTCGTTTCTAAACTCTTTGAATTAGAGGTGCCCGAGGCCGGCCAAGGAACAGTAATAATTAAATCCATTGCCAGAGAGCCCGGTTCTCGGACAAAAATCGCGGTTGCTGCTACCCAGGAAGGAATAGATCCAATTGGCAGTATGGTCGGACAGAGAGGGTCCAGGGTTAATGCCGTAATTAATGAATTGGGAGGAGAAAAAATTGATATTATTCAATGGTCCGAAGATCCGGAAAAATTCATTGCCAATTCTTTATCGCCGGCCAAGGTTTTAGAGGTCAAACAACTGCCCAAAAATAAAGCTCTTTGTTTGGTGCCGGAAAATCAATTATCTTTAGCCATTGGCAAAGAAGGTCAAAATGTCAGGTTAGCGGCTAAACTGACCGGTTGGAAAATAGATGTCAGAAGTCCAGAGAAAGTAGCAGAAGAAGAAAAAGGCAGTAAATAG
- a CDS encoding sodium-translocating pyrophosphatase, translating to MLFLPIIVSIFSLIFAVFLIRQIQKAPDGSGKMVQVSQAIREGAIAYLKRQYLNIGFAALIIFFILWIIFSFKIGLAFLLGAIASGLSGFVGMIISTKTNIKVAEAAKKGISPSFSLAFQGSLVTGFFVAGLGLFSVSFHYLLSPELDHLIALAFGGSLISAFAVLGGGIYTKAADIGADLVGKIEKGIPEDDPRNPAVIADQVGDNVGDCAGIAADLFESYVVTLVAALILGSLIFPGKPEAIFLPLFLASIALLASILATFFVRIGRDKNIIFAFLKGLIASICLIAVGAYPIIKNLATALGQPAFSLYLSALIGLIVSIGIFLIANYFTSKKHSPVLSIVRASETGHATNIIAGLTVGMKSTLPFIILICLGVLISSWLAGVYGTAIAALVMLSLSGMIVALNAYGPIVDNASGIAEMSGLPTEVKKITDSLDAVGNTTKAISRFYAIASAGLAALALFYIYNQKIGGQFQFLLNDPRVLIGLLLGGLLPYLVSSFAMAAVGKTAVKMVEEVRRQFREIKGIMEGEQKPEYGKCVDIVTKSAVREMILPSLLPVAFLILITFILGPKALGGLLIGSVITGLFLATFLITSGTAWDNAKKYIEEGNLGGKGSFAHQAAVTGDTVGDPAKDCAGPAINPMIKVLNVVALLIVSFLV from the coding sequence ATGTTATTCCTTCCCATTATTGTTTCTATTTTCAGTTTAATTTTTGCTGTTTTTTTAATTAGGCAAATTCAAAAAGCTCCTGACGGTTCCGGGAAAATGGTTCAGGTTTCGCAGGCAATTAGAGAAGGAGCAATTGCCTATTTAAAAAGACAATATTTAAACATTGGCTTTGCGGCTTTAATCATTTTTTTTATTCTTTGGATAATTTTTAGTTTTAAAATTGGTTTGGCTTTTTTATTAGGGGCGATAGCTTCTGGTTTATCTGGTTTTGTTGGAATGATTATTTCTACCAAAACCAATATTAAAGTGGCTGAGGCGGCAAAAAAAGGAATAAGCCCTTCGTTTTCTTTGGCTTTTCAGGGAAGCCTGGTTACTGGTTTTTTTGTAGCCGGATTAGGGCTTTTTTCTGTCTCCTTTCATTATCTTTTAAGTCCGGAATTAGACCATTTGATTGCTTTGGCTTTTGGCGGAAGTTTAATTTCCGCCTTTGCTGTTTTGGGTGGTGGAATTTATACTAAAGCAGCCGATATTGGAGCTGATTTGGTTGGAAAAATTGAAAAAGGAATTCCCGAAGACGACCCCAGAAATCCGGCTGTTATTGCCGACCAGGTTGGCGATAATGTTGGTGATTGCGCCGGAATAGCTGCTGATTTATTTGAGAGCTATGTTGTTACTTTGGTTGCTGCTTTAATTCTTGGCTCGCTAATTTTTCCTGGAAAGCCCGAGGCAATTTTTTTACCCTTGTTTTTGGCATCAATAGCGCTTTTGGCTTCAATTTTGGCAACCTTTTTTGTTAGGATTGGCAGAGATAAAAATATAATCTTTGCTTTCCTTAAAGGATTAATCGCTTCAATATGTCTAATAGCTGTTGGCGCTTATCCAATAATTAAAAATTTGGCAACTGCCCTTGGTCAGCCGGCTTTTTCTCTTTATCTCTCGGCCCTAATTGGTTTAATTGTTTCAATAGGAATTTTTTTGATTGCTAATTATTTTACTTCAAAAAAACACTCCCCGGTTTTATCAATTGTCCGGGCTTCAGAAACCGGCCATGCCACCAATATTATTGCCGGATTAACAGTTGGAATGAAATCAACCCTTCCTTTCATAATTTTAATTTGCCTTGGGGTTTTAATTAGTTCTTGGTTAGCCGGGGTCTATGGAACAGCTATTGCTGCTTTGGTTATGCTTTCTTTATCTGGAATGATTGTTGCCCTCAATGCCTATGGACCAATTGTTGATAATGCTTCAGGAATTGCTGAAATGTCTGGCCTTCCGACAGAAGTAAAAAAAATTACTGACTCTCTGGATGCGGTTGGCAATACTACCAAAGCAATAAGCAGATTCTATGCCATTGCCAGCGCCGGTTTAGCTGCTTTAGCTCTTTTTTATATCTATAATCAAAAAATAGGCGGTCAATTTCAATTTCTCTTAAACGACCCAAGGGTTTTAATTGGTCTTTTATTGGGCGGCCTTTTGCCTTATTTGGTTAGTTCTTTTGCTATGGCTGCGGTTGGCAAGACAGCTGTAAAAATGGTTGAAGAAGTCAGGAGGCAGTTTAGAGAGATTAAAGGAATAATGGAGGGTGAACAAAAACCAGAATATGGAAAATGCGTTGATATTGTCACAAAATCAGCAGTAAGAGAAATGATTTTGCCTTCTCTTTTACCGGTCGCTTTTCTAATTTTGATTACTTTTATTTTGGGTCCCAAGGCATTGGGCGGTCTTTTGATTGGTTCAGTCATCACCGGTCTTTTCTTAGCCACTTTCCTTATTACCAGCGGAACGGCCTGGGACAATGCCAAAAAATATATTGAAGAAGGAAATCTTGGAGGAAAGGGCTCTTTTGCTCATCAAGCAGCAGTAACCGGCGATACGGTCGGGGATCCTGCCAAGGATTGCGCCGGTCCGGCAATTAACCCGATGATTAAGGTCTTGAATGTTGTTGCTTTGCTTATTGTTAGTTTTTTAGTATAA